The Pedobacter roseus genome contains a region encoding:
- the purL gene encoding phosphoribosylformylglycinamidine synthase, whose protein sequence is MIHFFLSQSQAIFVLQTDKALSTTDITKLEWLFGGAKISQETALKGFFVGPRAAMITPWSTNAVEITQNMDMQGIIRIEEFKQVDENFSDYDPMLSQKYDKLDQEVYTINIKPEPILEITDIAAYNKQEGLSLSDEEVEYLNTLAQKLERPLTDSEVFGFSQVNSEHCRHKIFNGKFVIDGVEQPTSLFKLIRKTSEENPNDIVSAYKDNVAFIKGPKVQQFAPKRADEPDYYTTSDFESVISLKAETHNFPTTVEPFNGAATGSGGEIRDRLAGGQGSLPLAGTAVYMTALSRLEDNRPWEKGVEEREWLYQTPMDILIKASNGATDFGNKFGQPLITGSVLTFEHEEEDRKLGFDKVIMLAGGIGYGKASQAQKLKPQEGDNIVILGGENYRIGMGGAAVSSADTGQHGSGIELNAIQRSNPEMQKRAANAVRGMVESDHNSIISIHDHGAGGHLNCLSELVEETGGLIDLDKLPVGDPTLSAKEIIGNESQERMGLVIGNEHIETLQKIADRERSPMYTVGKVTGDHRFTFKSATTGLKPMDLELAAMFGSSPKIVMDDKTINRNYEAVTYNNNELNTYLEQVLQLEAVAAKDWLTNKVDRCVGGRVAKQQCAGPLQLPLNNCGVMALDFQGKEGIATSVGHAPLSALIDPAAGSRNAIAESLSNIVWAPLKDGLKSVSLSANWMWACKNEGEDARLYAAVKACSDFAIDLGINIPTGKDSLSMKQKYKDGDVIAPGTVIISAGANCDDITKVVEPVLQKNGGSIYYINLSNDTYKLGGSSFAQILNKIGTETPDIKDAGQFKTAFNTLQQLIKEDKIQAGHDIGSGGLITTLLEMCFADRNLGASIDLSSLAETDSIKVLFAENIGIVFQADASVEETFAQAGVAFHKIGEVNTSAKLEVKNAADSFSFDIDHLRDVWFKTSYLLDSKQTGNGLAKERYDNYKNQVLNYTFPTQFDGKKPVIDASKPRPKAAIIREKGSNSERELANAMYLAGFDVKDVHMTDLITGRETLEDIQFIGAVGGFSNSDVLGSAKGWAGAFLYNDKARVALEKFFARPDTLSVGVCNGCQLFVELGLINKDHAEKPKMLHNKSGKHESIFTSLTLQENNSVMLSTLAGSTLGVWVSHGEGRFSLPYTEDKYKIVAKYAYESYPASPNGSDYNTAMMCDETGRHLVMMPHIERSLFQWHWANYPQGRKDEVSPWMEAFVNARMWIENKA, encoded by the coding sequence ATGATTCATTTCTTCCTTAGTCAATCGCAGGCGATTTTTGTTCTACAAACAGACAAAGCGCTTTCTACCACTGATATTACTAAACTCGAATGGTTATTTGGCGGCGCCAAAATCTCGCAGGAAACAGCTCTTAAAGGCTTTTTCGTTGGACCAAGAGCAGCAATGATTACTCCATGGAGTACCAACGCGGTGGAGATTACCCAGAATATGGATATGCAAGGCATCATCAGGATTGAGGAATTTAAGCAGGTTGACGAGAATTTTTCAGATTATGACCCAATGCTTTCTCAAAAATACGATAAACTTGATCAGGAGGTTTATACCATCAACATCAAACCTGAACCGATTTTAGAAATCACCGATATTGCGGCTTATAATAAACAAGAAGGTCTTTCTTTAAGTGATGAAGAAGTTGAGTATTTAAACACCTTAGCACAAAAACTAGAAAGACCTTTAACCGATTCTGAAGTTTTTGGTTTTTCACAGGTAAATTCAGAACACTGCCGTCATAAAATTTTCAATGGTAAATTCGTAATTGATGGTGTAGAACAGCCTACTTCTTTATTTAAGCTGATCCGTAAAACCTCAGAAGAAAACCCTAACGATATTGTTTCCGCCTATAAAGATAACGTTGCTTTTATAAAAGGCCCGAAAGTGCAGCAATTTGCACCGAAACGTGCCGATGAGCCCGATTATTATACCACAAGCGATTTCGAATCAGTAATTTCCCTAAAGGCTGAAACACACAACTTCCCAACCACAGTAGAGCCTTTTAATGGTGCTGCAACAGGTTCGGGAGGTGAAATCAGAGACCGTTTAGCTGGCGGACAAGGATCATTGCCTTTAGCCGGAACAGCAGTATATATGACAGCCCTTTCTCGCCTGGAGGATAACCGTCCATGGGAAAAAGGTGTTGAAGAAAGAGAATGGTTATACCAAACCCCGATGGATATCCTGATCAAAGCATCAAACGGTGCTACTGATTTTGGAAATAAATTTGGACAACCGCTCATTACAGGTTCGGTTTTAACTTTCGAACACGAAGAAGAAGACAGAAAGTTAGGTTTCGATAAAGTAATTATGCTTGCCGGTGGTATCGGTTACGGTAAAGCCAGCCAGGCGCAAAAACTTAAACCACAGGAAGGCGATAACATCGTTATCCTTGGTGGCGAAAATTACAGGATTGGAATGGGTGGTGCAGCAGTTTCATCTGCAGATACTGGTCAACATGGTAGCGGCATTGAATTAAATGCCATCCAGCGCTCAAATCCTGAAATGCAAAAACGTGCAGCAAACGCAGTACGTGGCATGGTAGAAAGCGATCATAATTCGATTATTTCTATCCACGATCACGGCGCAGGCGGTCACTTAAACTGTTTATCAGAACTGGTTGAAGAAACAGGTGGTTTAATCGACTTGGATAAATTACCTGTTGGCGACCCTACCCTTTCGGCCAAAGAAATTATTGGTAACGAATCGCAGGAAAGAATGGGATTGGTAATCGGTAACGAGCATATCGAAACTTTACAAAAAATTGCCGACCGCGAACGTTCACCAATGTACACCGTAGGTAAAGTAACCGGCGATCACCGTTTTACTTTTAAATCGGCAACAACCGGTTTAAAACCGATGGATTTAGAATTGGCAGCTATGTTTGGCAGTTCACCTAAAATCGTAATGGACGACAAAACCATCAACCGTAATTACGAAGCTGTTACATATAACAACAACGAATTAAATACCTATTTAGAGCAGGTGCTTCAACTAGAAGCTGTTGCAGCTAAAGATTGGTTAACCAATAAAGTAGACCGTTGCGTGGGTGGCCGCGTAGCCAAACAGCAATGTGCTGGCCCGTTACAATTACCATTGAACAACTGTGGTGTAATGGCTTTAGATTTTCAGGGAAAAGAAGGTATTGCCACTTCGGTTGGTCATGCACCACTTTCAGCCTTGATTGACCCGGCTGCTGGTAGCCGCAACGCCATTGCAGAATCGCTTTCGAATATCGTTTGGGCACCTTTAAAAGATGGTTTAAAAAGTGTTTCACTTTCTGCCAACTGGATGTGGGCCTGTAAAAACGAAGGCGAAGATGCCCGTTTATATGCAGCTGTAAAAGCCTGTTCTGATTTCGCCATCGATTTAGGAATCAACATTCCAACCGGAAAAGATTCGTTATCGATGAAACAGAAATATAAAGATGGCGATGTAATTGCGCCAGGTACCGTAATTATTTCTGCAGGTGCCAACTGTGATGACATTACCAAAGTGGTTGAGCCTGTATTGCAGAAAAATGGCGGATCTATTTATTACATCAACCTTTCTAACGATACCTATAAATTAGGTGGTTCATCTTTCGCACAGATTTTAAACAAAATCGGTACAGAAACCCCTGATATTAAAGATGCCGGTCAATTTAAAACGGCATTTAATACCCTTCAACAATTAATTAAGGAAGACAAAATCCAGGCTGGACATGATATTGGCAGTGGTGGTTTAATTACTACCTTACTGGAAATGTGTTTTGCTGACCGCAATTTAGGTGCATCGATCGATTTATCTTCATTGGCAGAAACAGATAGCATTAAAGTATTATTTGCAGAAAACATTGGTATCGTATTCCAGGCTGATGCTTCGGTTGAAGAAACCTTTGCACAAGCTGGCGTTGCTTTCCATAAAATCGGCGAGGTAAATACTTCAGCTAAATTAGAAGTTAAAAACGCTGCAGACAGCTTCAGTTTTGATATCGATCATTTACGTGATGTTTGGTTCAAAACTTCATACCTATTAGATAGCAAACAAACGGGTAATGGATTAGCAAAAGAGCGTTACGATAATTATAAAAACCAGGTTTTAAATTACACTTTCCCAACGCAATTTGATGGTAAAAAACCTGTAATCGACGCCAGCAAACCACGTCCAAAAGCGGCCATTATCCGCGAAAAAGGAAGTAACTCAGAGCGCGAATTGGCCAATGCGATGTATCTGGCAGGTTTTGATGTGAAAGATGTGCACATGACCGATTTAATTACTGGCAGGGAAACTTTGGAAGATATCCAGTTTATCGGCGCTGTTGGTGGTTTCTCTAACTCCGACGTTTTAGGATCGGCAAAAGGCTGGGCCGGAGCATTTTTATACAACGATAAAGCAAGGGTAGCCTTAGAGAAATTCTTTGCCCGCCCTGATACTTTATCGGTTGGGGTTTGTAACGGTTGCCAGTTATTTGTAGAGTTAGGTTTAATTAATAAAGACCACGCAGAAAAACCTAAAATGCTGCATAACAAAAGCGGTAAACACGAAAGTATTTTCACTTCGTTAACTTTACAGGAAAATAACTCTGTAATGTTATCAACCCTTGCCGGAAGCACTTTAGGCGTTTGGGTATCACATGGTGAAGGAAGATTCTCGTTACCTTATACAGAAGATAAATATAAAATTGTAGCTAAATATGCTTACGAAAGTTATCCGGCAAGTCCGAATGGCTCAGATTATAATACGGCAATGATGTGTGATGAAACAGGCCGTCACCTGGTAATGATGCCGCACATTGAGCGTTCATTGTTCCAATGGCACTGGGCAAATTATCCGCAAGGCCGTAAAGATGAAGTTTCGCCATGGATGGAAGCCTTTGTAAATGCACGTATGTGGATTGAGAATAAAGCATAA
- the gloA2 gene encoding SMU1112c/YaeR family gloxylase I-like metalloprotein — MLRIHHIAIICSDYEKSKDFYVNKLGFTVLAEAYRAERKSYKLDLAVNGVYQIELFSFENPPVRPSQPEAQGLRHLAFEVEDIEKEISRLSGHGIVTEPIRIDEFTDKRFTFFADPDGLPLELYEK, encoded by the coding sequence ATGCTTCGAATCCACCACATTGCCATTATCTGTTCTGATTACGAAAAATCGAAAGATTTTTATGTCAATAAATTAGGTTTTACGGTTTTGGCAGAGGCATATCGTGCAGAAAGGAAATCATATAAACTAGACCTGGCCGTAAATGGTGTTTACCAGATCGAACTTTTTTCTTTTGAAAATCCTCCTGTGAGGCCGTCGCAACCAGAAGCACAAGGTTTACGTCATTTGGCTTTTGAGGTTGAGGATATTGAAAAGGAGATTTCGCGTTTAAGTGGACATGGGATTGTAACCGAACCGATCCGTATTGATGAATTTACTGATAAACGCTTTACTTTTTTTGCTGATCCGGATGGTTTACCTTTAGAACTTTACGAAAAATAA